From a region of the Dickeya poaceiphila genome:
- a CDS encoding sensor histidine kinase: protein MRSTFDMLLAVYDRAALMLICLFFLTRTRHFRQLLQQDEHSRFDLAVVTAIFSLFALFSTWSGINVEGSLVNVRVVAVISGGILFGPWVGITTGVIAGVHRYLIDIHGITSVPCLITSMVAGFISAWIHRRIPRDRHWSVGIAGGMLCESLTMLLVVLWARPFSLGLDIVAHIAIPMILGAVSIGLIVLLVRSVEGEKEAIAARQAKLALDIANKTLPLFRHINSQSLSAVCDIICRDIHADAVAITNTTQVLAYVGVGEENYHSGDRDLSPTTQLALKSGKIIIKNNDEAYRTPEIHSMIVIPLREKGEVTGTLKIYYQRAHRITWSLKEMAIGLSQIISTQLEVSRAEQLRDMANRAELRALQSKINPHFLFNALNAISTSIRLNPDTARQLIINLSRYLRYNLERNDEELIDIKSELYQVKDYIAIEQARFGDKLTVIYAIDEEVSCHIPSLLIQPLIENAIIHGIRPCKGKGVVTLSIQEQGERIRIAVRDTGSGISDEVIARVERNELPGNKIGLLNVHHRIKLLYGEGLRIHRLNPGTEIEFFITRDNVNRADSTVAFPS, encoded by the coding sequence GTGCGTTCGACTTTTGACATGCTGCTGGCGGTGTATGACCGTGCGGCGCTGATGCTTATTTGCCTGTTTTTCCTGACGCGGACGCGACATTTTCGTCAGTTGCTTCAGCAGGATGAGCATTCCCGCTTTGACCTGGCGGTAGTCACCGCCATCTTTTCGCTGTTCGCGCTGTTTAGCACCTGGTCCGGCATCAATGTGGAAGGGTCATTGGTGAATGTGCGCGTGGTAGCGGTGATATCCGGCGGTATCCTGTTCGGGCCATGGGTCGGCATCACCACCGGCGTGATCGCCGGTGTTCACCGTTATCTTATCGATATTCATGGTATTACGTCGGTGCCTTGCCTGATCACCAGTATGGTGGCCGGGTTTATCTCTGCCTGGATTCACCGCCGCATCCCGCGTGATCGTCACTGGAGCGTGGGTATTGCTGGCGGTATGTTGTGCGAGTCGCTGACTATGTTGCTGGTGGTGCTGTGGGCGCGGCCATTTTCTCTGGGGCTGGATATTGTCGCTCATATTGCGATTCCGATGATTCTGGGGGCGGTCAGTATTGGATTGATTGTATTGCTGGTGCGTAGCGTGGAAGGGGAAAAGGAGGCGATTGCCGCCCGGCAAGCCAAGCTGGCGCTGGATATCGCCAACAAGACATTGCCGCTGTTCCGCCACATCAATAGTCAGTCGCTGAGTGCGGTATGCGATATTATCTGCCGCGACATCCATGCCGATGCGGTGGCGATCACCAATACCACGCAGGTGCTGGCCTACGTTGGGGTAGGGGAAGAGAATTATCACAGTGGTGATCGCGACCTCAGCCCGACAACGCAACTGGCGCTAAAGAGTGGAAAAATCATCATCAAAAATAATGATGAAGCGTACCGCACCCCGGAAATTCATTCGATGATTGTGATTCCGTTGCGGGAAAAAGGTGAAGTGACCGGTACGCTAAAAATCTATTACCAACGGGCACACCGCATTACCTGGTCGCTGAAAGAGATGGCGATTGGGTTGTCGCAGATTATTTCCACCCAGCTCGAAGTCTCACGGGCTGAGCAGTTGCGTGACATGGCGAACCGCGCTGAGTTACGGGCGCTGCAAAGCAAAATCAATCCGCATTTTCTGTTCAATGCGCTTAACGCTATCTCTACTTCCATTCGGCTGAACCCGGATACGGCGCGTCAGCTGATTATCAACCTGTCGCGCTACCTGCGTTACAATCTGGAGCGCAATGACGAAGAACTGATTGATATTAAAAGCGAACTCTATCAGGTCAAGGATTATATCGCCATTGAGCAGGCCCGTTTTGGCGACAAACTGACAGTGATTTACGCCATTGATGAAGAGGTGAGTTGTCATATTCCCAGCCTGCTGATTCAGCCGCTGATTGAAAACGCGATTATACACGGCATCCGCCCTTGTAAAGGTAAAGGCGTGGTGACGCTGAGCATTCAGGAGCAGGGGGAACGCATTCGGATCGCGGTGCGGGATACCGGCAGCGGCATCAGTGACGAGGTGATAGCTCGCGTTGAGCGTAATGAACTGCCGGGCAACAAGATTGGTCTGCTCAATGTCCATCACCGGATCAAACTGCTGTATGGCGAAGGGCTGCGGATTCACCGACTTAACCCCGGCACGGAAATCGAATTTTTTATTACCCGTGACAACGTTAATCGTGCAGACAGCACGGTGGCGTTTCCCTCGTGA